The Chitinibacter bivalviorum genomic interval ATATGCAACACGAAGCAGAGCGATGTATACCCTAGCAGATCAACAAACAATTTAGATCAAGGCCAATACCCCTGCACCGTATCTAAGACTTTCTCCAATCAGATAAGCGCGTCGTTGCATCGAATTTGATCAGCACTCTTACTTTCCCCGCCACCATCAACGGTTCGATTTATTCAAGAGCCGTTCCGCGAAATAATCTTTGCATTAATTTTGGTGATTATTGCAATTGAGTAGCTGTTCCTTAGAAATGACCAAGTGTTGAAACTGAGCATCAGCACTTCTTTTGCCGTTTAGAAATTGGCAGCTATTGCGCTGCGCTTGGGAGATAAACTGCTGATAATCTGCTTGTCGTAATCGAACTCCGATACACGTTGAAAGTAGCACTGGTTCACAAGCAAATGAATAAGCATCATAAAAACTCCGCTCACTCACCGACTCATAAATGCGATTAGCCGCATCATGCGCGACAATAAACTGCATCAGAAATACGAATATGTAAGCCGCAGTGATGAATGCGGCAAAAAACAACTGACCACAATAAAACATGACCAGCAACAAAATCGGCACACTTAAACGTAGCATCACACCGAGAAATACATCGGGAGTCACAATAAAAAACATTCCCGAAACGAAGTAAAGGGCTGTAATGCAGGCTACAACAACACCCGAAATCCAGAGTGCTTTTTTCAAATTGGGTAGAAAGGTTGTCAATCTTGCTAGCTTTTCCATTGCACTAAGTCCAATCCCCTAGCCGAGTTTTTGCTTGCTCAGGGTCTATTGGCCTTCCTTTACCGGAGCCCATCCGCTGTGCTTTGTAAATTCCGCTATGGCCTGAGCAGAGGTGTGCCATCGTGCAGGCCAATAGCGCAAAAGGCGCTATCGGTGCGCCGAACAGCTCAATCGCCATCAAGGTGCAAGCCAGCGGAGTATTGGTTGCACCAGCAAATACCGCGACAAATCCCAGCCCGGCAAGTAGCGGAAACGGCATATCCAAGATGGGCGCTAACGCATTACCCAGCGTTGCTCCGATAAAAAACAGTGGCGTCACTTCGCCGCCCTTAAAACCCGCGCCCAAGGAAAACACCGTAAAGACGAGTTTTAATGGCGCATCAGCCCAGCTCAGCGGTTGTTGAAATGCCTCGACGATGACAGGGATACCGAGACCGATATACCGCTCGGCACTAAACACCATCACCACCAGCGCCAAGATACTCCCACCGAGTACTGGCCGCAGTGGCGCATACTGAATGCGTTTGAACTGCTTACCCAGCCAATGCGTGCTGTCGGCAAATAATTTACCCGCGCCACCAAAGATGGCACCAGCGATCAGTACCATCAAACCCAGCCACAGACTAAATTCGGGCACAGCACCAATGCTGTAATGCGTATGGTGGACTCCCAAGAATCCGCCCAGCACGCTGACGGTAAAATCAGCAACAAACGCCGCGATCAAACACGGCAGCAGCGCGTTATTGCGCATCATGCCCAGCGCCAGCACTTCTACGCCAAACACCGCCCCCGCCAGCGGCGTGCCAAACACACCAGCAAAACCTGCGCTTATCCCCGCCATCAGCAAGACGCGCCGATCGCTTTGATTGCGCTTTGTGATCAGCGTGAGTTGATCGGCCAGTGCGCCGCCCATCTGCACTGCCGTCCCCTCGCGTCCGACCGAAGCGCCAAACAGATGCGACGCAAGCGTGCCAAACAGCACCAGCGGTGCCATGCGCAGCGGAATGACCGCTTTGGGATTGTGTATCTCATCAATTAATAAATTATTTCCCGCTTCGACGTCCTTGCCAAAGCGTAAATACAGCCAGCCCACGACAAAACCCGCGATCGGCAAACCCCAGATGAGCTGTGGATGCGCCACGCGCGTCTCAGTCACCCATTGCAGCGCCGCCAAAAAAATCGCCGCAGCCCCGCCGCCCAACACGCCCACCACCGAGGCCAGCGGCAACCACAGCAATAAATCTTTCGCCACTTGGCGGTAGTAATCGGTCGAGGTGGACATAGGTATCCGAAGGAAATTTGAAGAGGCATTTTAGCACTGGCTTTCAATTCGCTTTTGGAGTTCCAAATATTGCGAAACGGCAGCCACGTGAATGGCAACGCAATCGATATGATTTATTGCTTAATCGACTCAATCAAAACCATTTCTTCCTCGCTAAATCCAGCCTCAATGCGTGCCAGATGATTGAGCGTACCGCGAAACACGGGTGCATCGTAATCGCGCAGCAAGGCCACAAAAGTAGGGATGGCCTCGAGCCCACGTTGATCACAGCACCAGTGATACCAGCGATTGCCGATGCGCACGTGGCCAATTTCGTCGCGCAGGATGATGTCGAGAATTTCCACCGCGCGCGCGTCTTTGACTGCGGCGAGCTTTTCCTGAATCGGCGGTACGGCATCGAGCCCGCGCGCTTCCAGAATGCGCGGCACCAAGGCCATGCGCGCCATCACATCAGCATCGGTGCGCACGGCCATTTCCCACAGGCTGTTGTGCGCGGGAAAATCGCCATAGTCAAAACCCAGTGTATTGAGATGTTCGCGCAGCAAATTAAAGTGATAAGCCTCCTCGCGAGCCACCTGCAACCAGTCGGCGTAGTAGGCCAGCGGCATGTCGCGAAAACGGTAAATGGCATCCAGCGCCAGATTGATGGCGTTAAATTCAATATGTGCAAAGGCGTGAAGCAATGCGGCGCGATTTTCGGCCACGCCCAGATTGCGGCGACGTGGCAATTGCGTCGGCGGAATTAATTCGGGTTTGGCAGGGCGGCCGGGTGACTCAACCACGACGATGGGCGAAACCGTTTGCGCAGCAAGCTCGGGCAAGGTGGCGGGGATTTGAATGTCGGCCAGCAAGGCGATTTTTTGTTCAATATCGTTCGCCATCAGGGCGGCAAAGGCGGCTGCAAACACGATGCTCTTCCGTAATAATCAAGAGCCGAAGTATTCACCCCTCACCAGTAACTGGCAAGGGTATGGCGGCGAATAAGGATACGATTAGATGGCTTCAAAGCCTTTGCTCCACACCCAGTTGGTATGCAGCATAGGAAGTTGAATATTAATTATCCTTAACCTAGCCTTCAGCGCCCGCATAACTCGCCCTAGCCATAATGGCCTCACCGTAAAGATTCAGCACAAGTTGGATCTCGGATCTCACCTCTTGGAGTTATGTCATGAAAGCAATGAAACACATCGTATTGGCTGCAGCTTTGACTGTATTTGGCGCTTCTGCTTTTGCGTCACAATCTGTATCTCCAGCTAAAGGCGTTCACCACGCTCACCACACCGCTAAAAAAACAGTGAAAAAAGCGCCTGAAGCACAAAAAGCTCAAGCTAAGAAAGCGTCTCACGCGTCTAAAGCTTCTGCGGCTCAAAAAGCACAAGCTAAAAAAGCATCTCACGCTTCTAAAGCTTCTGCCGCTCAAAAAGCACAAGCTAAAAAAGCATCTCACGCTTCTAAAGCTTCTGCTGCTCAAAAAGCGCAAGCTAAAAAAGCATCTCACGCTTCTAAAGCTTCTGCTGCTCAAAAAGCGCAAGCTAAAAAAGCGTCTCACGCTTCTAAAGCTTCTGCTGCTCAGAAAGCTCAAGCTAAAAAAGCGTCTCACGCTTCTAAAGCTTCTGCTGCTCAGAAAGCTCAAGCTAAAAAAGCATCTCACGCTTCTAAAGCTTCTGCTGCTCAGAAAGCTCAAGCTAAAAAAGCATCTCACGCTTCTAAAGCTTCTGCTGCTC includes:
- a CDS encoding voltage-gated chloride channel family protein, which codes for MSTSTDYYRQVAKDLLLWLPLASVVGVLGGGAAAIFLAALQWVTETRVAHPQLIWGLPIAGFVVGWLYLRFGKDVEAGNNLLIDEIHNPKAVIPLRMAPLVLFGTLASHLFGASVGREGTAVQMGGALADQLTLITKRNQSDRRVLLMAGISAGFAGVFGTPLAGAVFGVEVLALGMMRNNALLPCLIAAFVADFTVSVLGGFLGVHHTHYSIGAVPEFSLWLGLMVLIAGAIFGGAGKLFADSTHWLGKQFKRIQYAPLRPVLGGSILALVVMVFSAERYIGLGIPVIVEAFQQPLSWADAPLKLVFTVFSLGAGFKGGEVTPLFFIGATLGNALAPILDMPFPLLAGLGFVAVFAGATNTPLACTLMAIELFGAPIAPFALLACTMAHLCSGHSGIYKAQRMGSGKGRPIDPEQAKTRLGDWT
- a CDS encoding ferritin-like domain-containing protein translates to MFAAAFAALMANDIEQKIALLADIQIPATLPELAAQTVSPIVVVESPGRPAKPELIPPTQLPRRRNLGVAENRAALLHAFAHIEFNAINLALDAIYRFRDMPLAYYADWLQVAREEAYHFNLLREHLNTLGFDYGDFPAHNSLWEMAVRTDADVMARMALVPRILEARGLDAVPPIQEKLAAVKDARAVEILDIILRDEIGHVRIGNRWYHWCCDQRGLEAIPTFVALLRDYDAPVFRGTLNHLARIEAGFSEEEMVLIESIKQ